Genomic segment of Syngnathus acus chromosome 10, fSynAcu1.2, whole genome shotgun sequence:
GCGACCATATTTAACTTAAATGCTTCGCAGTAGAGCGCTGATCATGAAATAACATTTCTTACACATTTCAGTGTTTCTTCAATTATGtcaacattttgatttgttgCTCTGTTCAGATCTCCAACAAGGCAGAACTGGCCTTTACAGCAGCATGTttgcaacaaataaaaaataataatggaaAATTATACACACGGTTCTGTAAATACAGTATTAATTCAAAACTGAGCATTAATATCTTTTAAGGGCCAAATATTTGATATTCCTCTTACAGTCCATCTCATTTGATTgcacaggtgtacctaataaaatgTCCTATTAGCAtgcaattgttttcatttatagCCTACTGTACGTCTCGCAGGCACCCATTTCCACGAGTGTTTAACACGTGTAACATGCGGGAGCTCAAGAGCTACTTGAGCTCCGGAGGTGGAAAGTGTCTCTTCAACGAGCCAAACACCAAAGCCATGTATGGAGGACAGCGCTGTGGCAACGGCTACCTGGAAGATGGGGAGGAATGTGACTGTGGAGAGGAAGAGGTCAGTTCGTTGGTATCAGTGCACTATTAGTTTTGATGATGAAAGGACTCAcgatcattttcttttcaggagTGTACCAGTCCCTGCTGTAATGCAAACAACTGCACTTTAAAAGCTGGAGCCGAGTGCGCTCATGGTGTCTGTTGTCATAACTGCAAGGTACGAACCTTGTAAACATTGTGACAGCCATGTGACCAGTGCATTACATCCAATCTCCCCTACCTGTTAAGCTGAAGAGCCCAGGAGTGCTGTGTCGAGCCCCATCAGGCCAGTGTGACTTGGCCGAGTACTGCGATGGCAAGACTGAGTCTTGCCCTGCTAACTTCTACCTGGTGGATGGCACATCATGTGCAGATGGGAAGGCCTACTGCTACACTGGCATGTGCCTCACACTGGAGCAACAGTGCCGCTCACTTTGGGGTCGAGGTGGGTTACCCGTTCGCCCATTGACATGAATCATATTATGTACCATAAAGAATCTTTTGACAAGTCATTTATCAGAGGtaccttttatttttctgaaagTTCAAGTAGTCCATGGGAAACGATCAAGTCCCGAGCTTGTAGTGCTACATTAGCTCCCTCTTGTGGTTGATTCTAGCACTACTTGGAGTCTTTCCAAACACGCTGGACTGCAAAATATGTGGTGCCGGTCCAACCTGTTgagaaccaaaacaaatttggGGAATGAGTAaaatactattattattattattattattattgttcttATTTAATCCAGCACAgtgacctagtggtagagtgtccgccctgagactggaaggttgtgggttcaaaccccggctgggtcataccaaaagactataaaaatgggacccattgcctccctgcttggcactcagcattaagggttggaattggggggttagatcaccaaatgattcccgagcgcggcaccgctgctgctcactgctcccctctcccccaggggatggatcaaaatcacacggggatgggttaaatgcagaggacaaatttcaccacacccagatgtgtgtgtgacgatcattgggactttaactttaactttcaATGCTGCTTATTCTCTTTAGGGTCAcagagcctatcccagctttGTGCAAAAGGCAGAGTACCGTGGACTGTCAGGCaatcaatcacagggcacaggCAACCATTACTTTACGTTTTCTGTACTTTAGCTGCAcggtgaaagaaaaaatacatgagCTCAATCAAGCCTCTTAAGGTTTAGTTAAATATGAAAAGATATTTATGGTTTATAAACTGAAAAAggtttttgttgaatttactccattttatttcctcAAGTGGTTGCAAAAATTATAATCTGCATCCAGATATAATTTTTAAGGAGACTTAACAGCGacagctaaaaaaaagtggagccaggattttttttaggtcGACTATACATCCACTTCAAAATACATCTGGATCaaggtgattttattttgtgcaaccactcaatgaaataaaattgagtaagttcaacatttttttttttcaatgtagacaaattatttttgagtACTACATGAAGTGCTTGAAGGTTGCAGCAGAGGTCAGATGTTCCCATCACTGGCAGAGCCTCAGGATTTGTTGTTGGCTGGTGTCCAAGTTCACACCGACTCCCCCGGGGCGTCTTTGTTGTATCACAGGAGTCCCACGCAGAACAGTGAGGGATGCCATCTGCTTTCCATCACTTAGCCAAATATCTCGCTGTGTGTGTCCTTTACAGATGGCCGTCCGGCCCACGACGTGTGCTTTAAGAAGGTCAATGAAGCTGGCGACATGTATGGCAACTGTGGCAAAGATCTGTTTGGGAAATACAGGAGCTGTAAGGAAAGGTGAAATACACATTATGCATATTTGACAACTACACGGGTCGCAATTGTATCATTTaattgaaatcaaacaatatTTTCTATCCTATGCCAACTCACGATTTACATTAAaccttttctttgttttgtgtcagAGATGCTAAATGCGGAAAGATTCAGTGTTTATCTTCAGCATCCAAGCCAATAGAGAGCAACGCAGTGCGCATCGAGACTACAGTGAGTGTGGGCAACAAGATGGTGCAGTGCATGGGAACACACGTTTACAAGCTTGGGCAGAGAGACGAGGAGGTGCAGGGAGACACTCTGGACCCAGGCCTCGTTATGACCGGCACCAAATGTGGAGATGACTCAGTGAGACTACAATATTATCAAATCACTATGCAGTGTCTGTGTTTTcacaccaatatttgagtttaGAATGCAAAAGCCCATCCATAATGGTCATATGTCATTTTCAATAGATTTGCTTCAATGGCGAATGCCGTAATGCATCTTTCCTCAAAGCTGATGACTGCCATTCCAAATGTAATGGACATGGGGTGAGTTTTTTGTGAAACGCACTTTGGAGgtgaattaccgtattttccggactataaggcgcacctaaaaacctaaaattttctcaaaagccgacagtgcgccttatagtccggtgcgccttatatatggaccaaattcttaaatttaaactggcccgaagcattgtgtcatgaaatcaatcataagtggcccgctgaagactatgaatcatgaatcaaaaagactatggatcattattttgtgattataaagtaatttgttgcgtctgaagttgaaataaaaaagataaactggagaatgatttgatttggatgaaaaatctgacatgatgcattaatggtgcgccttatagtccggtgcgccttatatatggccaaagttttaaaatgggccattcattgaaggtgcgccttatagtccggtgcgccttatagtccggaaaatacggtaatcaatTATTACACTCCCCGATTAAAAAACTGGCctaatcataaaaaaaggaTTTATATGCATTAACAGTGAATTCAATATGTTTGTTTATACGAGGAAACCATATTTGACAAACTTCCTTTTGGTACTATCGTGTGGCCCAATAATTGGCTTCTGGAGACCTAAGATGTTGTACAACTGCAAGATTCGGAGAggaaattgttttgcaaaaacttGTCTCTTCATCTCTTGCCAGTTGTGTAACAACAACCACAACTGTCACTGTGAGAGTGGCTGGGCCCCACCACTGTGTAACCAGAGGGGCCCGGGCGGGAGTGTGGACAGCGGACCGGTCATCACTCACAGTGAGACGACATCTTTCAGCGTACGAATAGTATTTAATCGGAACGTCGCTCCTTTCATACTCTGTATTCCAACAGGCAAGCTCCTTCTAGTCCTACTGGTCCTTCCTGTccttttctttgttgttttggctGTTGGATTGTGGTGTTGCTATAAACATAAACTCCAGCCACTTAAAACATCAACTCCAACACCAGTACCGAGGTATCTAGAGCTGAATTTGTACTACTTTACTTGACTTGTCCAAACATTTTGTGGACGTGCCTGTGTTTGGCCCTCCAGTTGTTCAGTCCCAGTCGAAGCCAAGCCTCCGCATGCGGGCGGTCATGTGAATGGTCACACCAACCCAACATTCTTGCTCAAGAAACAAAACTCGGACCAACAGGTAACGAATCACACCAGAAGTGACTTTTGAAAGTTATTGTATAAACATACGTAATTCTGGATCAAGTTCCCTGTTAGGCATCATGGTGATTTACATGCGTAAGCACACAAATGAGCGGCACACTGTCCAATGAATTATGAAGCACAAACTGTTTAACTTGTTAGTTTCGCATAAATTATGATTCATTACCTTTTCATAATGTAAAATACCACAGGATGCTATCtttcttataaaaaaaaatacaatgtttaTTGGTGTTTTTAGAAGCGCTGAAACGTATTAATTTCTATTCAATTCAATgggaaaagatgatttgataTTCAGAATTAGTTTTTTGCTTACAAACATGGTCGTGGTTACGATGAATTCAACTTcagtcaaggcaccactgtaagGTGAAGCTCAACTGGACCCAACCACGAATTGCAAAAATACTTTGACGCCAGCCCAAAAAGATTTGGAATGGTTTAAAGCTTTTCAAAAAATGGAGGTAACACTCTCAGGCAAGGCCTTGCTGACTCAATGGCGCCAGAAAGACATGGCTTTAGCACACAAAACAGTGAATAGGTAAGATTTTCAGCAAATAACAGAGGACAGGTTAAAGACcaagatactttttttttttttttacgagatCCACCTGCCAAAATTATCAGCAACCACCAGTCGTTTTACATTATAAAAtgcgttttttgttttttttttccacagggaAAAGTCTCTCCTCCTCTCAGCCAGGCGTATCCAACCCGGCCCAAATATGGTGTCGTGCGTCCTACCGTGAAGCCCCCACCTGTGCCGGTGTTGGTTGTACAGCAGAGTGAGTCTCAGAGTCTTATCCAGAGACAGCCTTTGCACACTCCCTTTAAACCTGAGCTGAGGAAAAAGCAGGCTCCTATGCCACCTTCATCAGCACTTTCACCCTCCACACCTCGACCCGAGCCACCCAACAGGCCTCCGCCGACTTGTCCTGACAGCAGATCGGCAGCGGTGAATAGTATTTTGTGGATTTACACAAAGCCTTGTCTAAATCATGAACAGcatgtctttttgttgtgACTTACAGCACCAATCAAGAGGCCAACTGGTCACCGCTGATGCGCTGCTGATGGGAAAGGCTGCTTTGGCTCCATCTGTTGGATGTAAAAAGCCAAACAGGTAACTGCTGACGTTTTAGGCTGCGTTTACATTACGTGCCTCAAGTGAACCAATTCTGATTTTATTCTCTCTTAAAtggcacaatttgtttttgcgtCATGGCAgcataaatgcaaaatattcatGGAATCAAATATCTTCAGATGCACATCAGATATCTGCCAATGAGAGTTTAATGTGAACAGACGGAGCAGATGATGAGGTGACGTGAgcccaaaacacaaaattaaatacattaaaagaacatttaaaaaaccTCCCTCTGCAAATCTAAAAGTTTCAct
This window contains:
- the adam19b gene encoding disintegrin and metalloproteinase domain-containing protein 19; translation: MRPPPPRPLHGAPSSLLCFCLLALLHWVQSAAQAAVGRRESAAVESYEITYPVWLHPRRHSRSANREHPPEAEVDISVEGQDLRLHLERNQQLLTPGYQQIWYTRDGSRRSFSPVNMNHCLYHGEVVGVDGSSVAVSTCSGLRGLISLNASVSYLIEPVSTAMPQHAVFRAESLHLPPRNCLQRHSNEEALGTFLHGMTSAQSLRERRDLSLNMKYVELLLVADKAEFDKHGSSLEKTQLKLLEAANLVDKYYKALSIRVALIGLEVWTSQDMINVSDNPHSTLAAFLSWRRKQLHTLHNDNAQLITGKSFLGTTIGLAPLRAMCSEYQSGGVNTDHSESAVGVAATMAHEMGHNFGMSHDSAGCCQAKAEDGGCIMAAATGHPFPRVFNTCNMRELKSYLSSGGGKCLFNEPNTKAMYGGQRCGNGYLEDGEECDCGEEEECTSPCCNANNCTLKAGAECAHGVCCHNCKLKSPGVLCRAPSGQCDLAEYCDGKTESCPANFYLVDGTSCADGKAYCYTGMCLTLEQQCRSLWGRDGRPAHDVCFKKVNEAGDMYGNCGKDLFGKYRSCKERDAKCGKIQCLSSASKPIESNAVRIETTVSVGNKMVQCMGTHVYKLGQRDEEVQGDTLDPGLVMTGTKCGDDSICFNGECRNASFLKADDCHSKCNGHGLCNNNHNCHCESGWAPPLCNQRGPGGSVDSGPVITHSKLLLVLLVLPVLFFVVLAVGLWCCYKHKLQPLKTSTPTPVPSCSVPVEAKPPHAGGHVNGHTNPTFLLKKQNSDQQGKVSPPLSQAYPTRPKYGVVRPTVKPPPVPVLVVQQSESQSLIQRQPLHTPFKPELRKKQAPMPPSSALSPSTPRPEPPNRPPPTCPDSRSAAHQSRGQLVTADALLMGKAALAPSVGCKKPNRS